GCTTACTTTACTTGGATGGTGGCAATCACCTTGGGTTCCATACCCTTGAACTGGGCCACTACCACTTGGTGGGCGCCATCGCCGTTACCTGAAAAGCTAAAGGTATTGGCGATTCCCTTGAAATCCTTGATGTCCATTAGAGCCTTCTGAATGTCCTCCGGCTTAGTGCTGTTGGCCTTCTCGATGGCCGCCTTTAAGAGGTAGACCGCATCATAGGCTGCACTGGCATGGAAATCCGGATCCATGTGGAACTTGTCGCGGTACTTCTTGCACCACTCCTGGACCCTAGGATCAGTGCTCTGAGTGGGTATCCCGTCTACGATGGCATAGTTACCATCCGTGGCCCCGCCGGCCAAGTTGATGGTAGCCGGCATAGCTGCCCCTGGGGACAGGACGATGGGCAGGTTGATGCCCAGCTGCTTGTTCTGGCGCTGGATGGTAGCCGATTGAGCGGGATGGCCCCAGTCAATAATTACTTCAGCGCCCTTGTTCTTGAGCGAGGTTAGCTGGGCAGAAAGATCCTTATCCTGGGAGTTATAGCCTTCCACCCCTACCACCGTGGCTCCCAGTTTCTGCAAGGTCTGAACGATAATATCTTTGCCGCCTACACCAAACTCGTCCGTGTCGTGGGTGACGCCGACTTTGGTCTTCTTCAGATTTTCCACGGCAAATTTGGCTGCCGCCTCAGCAGCAATGGCATCGCTAGGCCGCATCCGTATATACCAGGGGTAGTTGTCAGTCAGCTTGGCATTGGTGCCTTCTCCGAATACCACCACGTGCTTCTTTTCCACAATCGGCTTGACCGCAAAATGCTGCGGGCTCAGGTCCGGCCCAATGATGGCGCAAACATGATACTGATCAATAAGCTTGTTATAAGCATTCACCGCCGCCGTATTGGTGTTAGCAGAATCTTCACGGAAAAACTCGATTTGCTGTCCGTTGATACCGCCGCTGGCGTTGATTTCATCCACTGCCATTTGCGCCCCATCGCGCAGGTACTGCCCGACGATGGTGTATTCCCCGGTCAGGGCTGTGGCCAAGCCAACAGGAATCTTGCCTTTTCCGCCACCGGTACTACCGCCTCCGCCACATCCGGCCGCCAGGACAGTCACGGCCAAAAGCAGTCCACAAGCAACCAACAGTTTTGCTCGCCTAGACATCAATTGAACCCTCCCATATACCTTAGCTTTGCGTTGGTTCTGCCTCCCTGTAACTGCATGCCAACTTGATCCCCACCACTTCTTGCTCCCGTATCTAGCGCCTTTTGCCACCACCTCCCCGGTAGGCAAGAAAACCAGCGTGTTGCATAATTGACAACTATGTTGAAACGCTAGCCACTCTCTTCCCTCATTACCACAGTAGACAGGGAAGTAGGCTCCGGCTCTCCCACCTCTTACGGCTCGCCCTCTCCCTTGTCACCATAGTAGGCAGAGAAGCGTTTTACGCTATCCATAGGTTTGTTATCGTGAACCTAGGTTCCAAGGATATCCATCTCTATACTGCCGAATAACTTTGGATGCCACCGGCTCCTGGCCAGTCCTCCTATTAACCCGGGTCGTAGCCAAGCCGCAAGGAAATTTTGCTAGCAGCGGCCTTCACTTGTTCCGCCAGATCCGGAAATCTGTCCAGCGGCATTCGGGATGAGGGGCCGGAAATGCTGACTGCTCCTACAATGACTCCCTTATGGTTACGGATGGGAGCAGCCACACACCGCACACCCTCTTCGTTCTCTTCATCATCTGTAGCAAAGCCCTGCTCCCTCACCTGCTCCAGATGCCGCTCTAACTGCTCCCAATCAGAAATGGTCTGGCTGGTACGCCGTACCAGAGTATTCCCCAAGAGCTTTCGCCTAGTTTCCTGATCAAGTTCCGAGATCAGAACCTTTCCGGAAGCACTGGAATGCAGAGGTTTTCTTAATCCCACCCAGGACCACAGGCGTACCGAATGGGGGCACTCCACCTTGTCGATGTACACAGTCTCCCCCCGGTCTCGGATGGTCAAGTGTACGGTTTCTCCCACCTCTTGCGCCAGTTGGTGCAAAAACGGTGCAGCAACCGATTTCAGCTCCATTTGCTGCATTACTAGATTCCCTAGCTCAAATAGCTTCAAGCCCAAGCGGTACTTGCCGGAACCTGGTATTTGCTCAAGAAATCCACATTGCTCCAGAGTAGATACCAGCCCATACGTAGTGCTCTTGTTTAGCCCTACTTTTTGAGCTAGCTCGGTAATCCCCATCGCCGGTGCTTGGTCATCAAAGGCGACTAGTATTTGCACTGCCCGTTTAACCGATTGGACCACTAGCCCCTTCTTCTTTCCGGCCAAGCCCTTTCCCCTTTTCGAACAAGTCCTTAAGATCAACAAGCCTGACACTAGTTGGTCTATAGCGCTTAAGTATTTGAATTTGACATTACCAAATCTCGTTTGACAATCTTTAAAATACGACAGCAGGGTGCCAATTCCTTCTCAACTGATAATAAAAAATTTAACCCGAGCCAAACTTCCTAAAATATTGCCCCAGTGCCCTTCAGGCCTGAGCTGATCAGGTCGATGCACTATGGATATAGAGTTATAATAGTAGCAGCTAGACCATGGTAAGGCAGGGAACGAAGATGCCATGGCAGATCGGCATGGTAAACAGGAGCAGAATGGGCGGCCAAGGCCAGGTGACAGCTGCTCGCACCAACCCACCCCGGGCGAGCGGCCTTGGGTCGTTTGCTGCTTTGTTTCGCCAAGCAGAAGCTCGGTGGGGGCTGCCAACCGGGTTGGTGGAAGCGGTTGCCAAGGCCGAATCCGGGTTTAACCCGAAAGCGGTGTCCCGGGCCGGAGCTCTCGGGCTGATGCAGCTCATGCCCAGCACCGCCCGAAGCCTGGGGGTGTCCGATCCTCTGGATCCAGCTCAGAATGTGGAAGGCGGAGCCCGTTATCTGCGGGAGCTGCTGGATCGGTTTGACGGCAACTTAGCCCTGGCTCTGGCGGCTTACAACGCTGGTCCAGGGGCAGTGGCTCGTTTTGGCGGGATCCCTCCTTACAAGGAAACCCAAGCTTACGTAAATCGGGTACTCACCTACATGCAAGAGGGCAGTGAAATCAGCGCCGACCAGGGCAGCCTAGATAGTAGCCGGGACAGTGCTCCAGGCAGCGCTCTCGATAGCGTCGCAGCAGGGAGCCAGGCGCCAGCTGATCTCTCAGGTCAGGTGCAAGGCGCTGCTGGCGCCGGCGCAAACACTATGGATGCCGTCCTCGCTGCCGCCATTCGCATTTATGCCGAAAATGCCCTGCAAAGGGCGGCCATCAGCATCGGCCAGGATTCAGAAACTGAAAGCCCGGACCAAAAAGCCTAACTGCCTGGCCCGGGCTTAACCTACCGCCCCCTGACAGGATTCAATTTCTCAATAACCCCCAAGGGGACTAACCGGCCAATTAGTCTTCCCTCTTGCTGCGCCTTATTCCGCAGCTCCTCATCACCCATTCCCTCATAAGAAGTGCCGCCGACATCCGCAAAATCATCTCCAGCAGCATAACATTACGCCTTTACGATAACTAGTGGGATATCCTTGCCTACGAGAATGCTTACTTGCCCAAAGCCTCTAACGAAGATACTTCTTCTTCGGCCAGTAAGAGGCATAACCATCGCTGTTCCTCGGCAAATTCCTGCTCAAGAGAGAAGATTCTTGAATTCGTCAATAGTTATTCCAGCTTGTTCCAGTATACCTTTCAAGAGTTTTGGCTTCAGGATTTCACCGGAATGCACAGGAACAGTAACCAAGCTTTTAGCACCTGGTTTTCGTAAGTGGTGGTGGCTGCCCTGTATTCTTACCACCACAAAGCCTCCCCTCTTTAACGCACTAACCACTTCCTTACCTGTAACCCTGGGCAGCCTGCTCATGAGGCTATCTCTACCTGCACTTCGGCTACTTCAACGTCTTTAGTGGGCAGGGGTAAACCTTCCTCGGCTAAAGCCGCAAGGTGGCCAGCTATAGCCTCTTTTGCCCTTTCCAGGGCCTCTTCAACGGTGTCGCCTTGGGTGAAGCACCCGGGCAAAGCAGGGACGGAAACAACATATCCCTGCCCTTCTTCGTCCCATTCGAGGATGACTTTGTACCTGTAAAGCATTTCATAACCTCCCGGGTAACATTACAGTCCTTACATAGTATGCCTTAGTCGAGTAAGATTTACCTTTTCTCCAGGCAAAATCCTGCTCAACCGTGAGAACAGGCTCAAATCTGGCGCCGACTCGCTGGCTTGGGCACCAATCGGGCACCAACTGAACCGGGTGTGTTTTGCGTCGTGAAACATACCAAATCAAGTTCCGAGGTCATACCAAATCGTCGCCACGCGGCCGTTCAATAATCATCGGGGGAACACCTGCTACTTCGGCCAGGAGGTTGGCATACTCGATCAGTACCTGACGAACTTCGTTTAGAACTTGCCGCAACTCCTCGCTCTTTTCCCACTGTCTTTCCCATTCTAACATGGAGATAGAAGCCGGTCTTGAGCTCTCATAATCAAGGAGTAGAGGGTGCCATTTAGCCAGCACTGGACGAAGCACCGTGTTAAGAATCGCTACTGCCAAATAACCAAATGAGAGATTCTCCTTGCCCTTGGGCTGGGCCACAGAAGGGCCATAATCGCGTAAAATCTTCCTGGTGGTATCGAACAACGAGTACAGCGAAGACAAGGCCTCCCGCAAAAGGCCCTCCTGTGGCAATAATTCGGCCACGGAAATACGGGTAATCAGTTCAACGTACATTTCCCACGCAGCCCGTTTCTCTGATTCGTCGGGCTGCCATGTACCTTCGATATTCCCGATAAAGGGTAACTTTAGGTTAACCTTCACGTTAGTAACTTTCATGACCACCCCCTCCTTCCAAGGCTAGTCTTGCCTTACTATATCATATTCATTCTTAGTCCCTTACCGAAGAACATCTTCGCAAAATGGGAAGAAAGTCAAGTGGCAGCCTTTGGTTCTACTCGTCCGGATAAGGTATTTTTATTCACAGTGTCTATTATACTTAAATCTTTCCCTGGGATTAACAATTAGATGGGCCCTGCTGGTACGGGCCTGAAAGGCATCGTCAATCCACGCCGCCAAGGTATCCTTGCTAGTCGGATAGTCGATTACCCTTGCGTAGCAATCTTCTTGTTCCTCATTCTGCTTTAGATTTTTGTTCAAGCGATCAGGGTAACCGTTGTTCTTATAACTGGGCAACTTAACTCCCAGCAACCCGTTTGGAGTAACCTTCTCGCCATGCCGGAGGGATGCCTGGATTTCCCAATCCACGTACCGCCGTGCCCAAGTACATCTACCGATTAAGACGATGGTGACTGTGGAATCTTTCAGGTAGAGTTCCCGAATCCGCCGCATTACATAATCAGTGTCATCGCTGTCAATAATGTCCTGTTCCATAACCCCGAGGGCACGGGTAATAAAGACCTTCCGCTCCTTGTCAAAGGTTGTAATAAAATTATCTACCTCCTTTTGATCGGCATGGTGGTAGGATATGAAAACCTTGTGCCGTATCTCAGCCACTGTAAATACTTCCCCCTTTCGGCTGCTTAAAGTTAAAGCTTATTTGACCTTCTGACCCTGAAATCCATCCTCCTTCTGCTTTCAAGGTTCCACCACCAGGCAGACGAGAAGGCGAGACGAATAGGAACTCCCTTCTGACAGCAATCCCGAATAAACTAGCTCCCGGTGCAGTAACTCCGCCGCCCGGCCATTAATGAGATTGGCGACCATATCAGGAGGCAAACGAGTTTCCGATCGGGACGGGTGGAACCTTGAAATATCTTCAGCGAGCCGCTCCAGATACGGAGCCCGCTCACCGTCCGCACTGATGCCTAGCCGAACTATCCTTTGAGTTATCCGGCCATCTTTGCCTTGAACCGTTACGTGCCACACGGTGACCAAACCGGTCGCCTCGCTGTTGCCTTCCAAGTTCCCGATTAGAGCCCGCTGCTCCGGTAAAAGGGAAGAATACTTGTTAAGCCACGCCTTGATAACAGGGTGCTCAAGACCGAGTAGGTGAAGGTCATCGCGCTGCAAAGCCTTCGTGCGATCAGTCGTGAACAGCAGTTTCCATTCTTTACCGGGTTGGACCAACTCATAAATTCCTTCTTCAAGCTGGCGAAATTCGCCGCCGTCCACGTGGGCCGCCCACTGGGCAAATGCCACCAGCCTGCGCATACCGTGCCCTTTGTCATCAATATTCTTATATTGGCTGAGGTCGAACTTCTCGAGATCCTGAAATAGCTCGAAGACCACTTCCCGGGCTAGATTGGCATTGGCCAGAGCAACTTCGAGTTCCTGCCGGCTCCGTTCAAGCGAGGGATCAAGGATCGCTTCCTGGTAAAGTCGATCGTAACTTAGCCTGCTGCTTAGCTGCCCGAGAACCTGGGCTCGAAAGTCCTCGGCGATCTGGCCCTGCTCATCAATTTTCCCCAGGGTTTTGGCAATCCCCTGAAGTTTCTCCTCCAATAGCAAGAAAATGCGGCCTTCGATGGTATCAGTAGCTACTAAATTGTATACCTGGGCCGTGTGGACCTGCCCGTAACGGTGAATGCGGCCGATGCGTTGCTCAAGGTCCACCGGATTCCAGGGCAGATCGTAGTTGAAAAGTACCCTGGCGAACTGCAGATTAATTCCTTCACGGCCCGCGGCCGTGCACAGGAGCACTTGCGGTCCATTCTGACGACGGAAACGACGCTGGGCCGCCAGCTTTGCACCGTGGTCGCCCCCTTTAAGGACTTCTACTCCTTTGTCGGGGAACGCCCTCTCGATGGCGTCTTTCAAGACCTCTATACTACCCAGATAGGTGGCAAAGACGATGACCTTTTCGCTCGGGTTGACGTGCCACAGTTGCTTTAGAGCATTGAGCAACACGGCAGTTTTGGTTTCCGTCTCGGCCGGAATCTTCTGCAGAAGGTCCCGGATTTTTTGCCTTTCCCTGGGCAGGGCCGCAGTAACCATCCCGGCGGCCGATTCTTCGCTTGTTGTGGCCATAGTCTCAGAGGCCTCGTAGGGTTCAGTGGCCGACGCAAAGGCCACTGCCTCCCTCCACTTCTTTAGCAGTTGGACCCGGGCCTCCGCGAGAAGCTGATCTGCCTGGGCCCGTCCCACCGCGTCTTCGGGAAGCCCATGCATCTCCCGGATGAGAGCCCGAGCCTCCTGCAAGGCCCGATCGCGGCCATCCACATCCAGGAGTTCATCCCGTTCAATGGCCTCCTGGATCGTAAGCATCAACAGGCGTTTCTTGAGGGTGGCCTTGACGGCAGCGAAACTGCTCGCCGCTATCTTTTGGAAAACCGTCATCACAAAACCAAGCGCCCGCCCTTGGTTCCCTTGCTTGGCTGCCAGATTATACCCTTCGCGCAGGTACTCCAGCAGTGCTTCGTAGAAAGCCCGCTCGGGTACGGAAAGGGTAAAACCCTGGGTGTATACCACCCGCCGGGCGAAAAGCGGGCTTCCGTCGGCCGCGCAGGCCTCGGCCTTGGTGCGACGGATTACCACTGCGTTCAAGCGGTGACGGTTCTCGATCATATCCCTTTCATCTTCAAATAAGGCAGGATTTAGAAGCCGTATAAGCATCCAGAAGCGAAAATGATCGCCCTGATGCGGAGTGGCGGACAGTAGCAGAAGGTCGCGGCAGCGATCCCGGAGGGCTTCGGCCAACTTAAAGTTCTCGGTTTTCCTGACCTTCCTGCCGTTCCTGTAAGCGCTCAGGTGATGTGCCTCATCGAAAACCACCACATCCCACGGAGGCGCTTCCAGAAGGCGCCTGACGCGGTCGCATCTCTTCAGGGTGTCGATCGACACAATAAGGCGGTTATGCCTGGCAAAGGCATTTGACTTCCGGTCCGTAACGTCCCCTTCGGCGCCGAACACCTCAAAATCCAGATCAAAGACTTGGTTTAGTTCTTGCTGCCAGTTGTCTACAAGGCCGGCCGGCACAATCACCAGCGCCCGCCTGAGTTCGCCGCGAAAAGCCAATTCTCGTAAGATCAGAGCAGTTTCGATGGTCTTACCTAGCCCCACCTCGTCGGCAATAAGAAACCGCCGGGGTTGGGCATTGGCAATGCGGTGGACCAGGACGATCTGGTGTGGCAGCAGGTCCACCTTGGCTGCGGTTAAGGTGGCAACGCTCTCCAGAAGCGGCAGCTCCACGGCCTCAACTGCCAACCATAACCGCTCTAGGGCGTCGGGTGTGACCGGTTGTAGCCCGGATATCACCCGGTCGGCCCAGCTTTCCACCTCCCGAAGGTCCTCTGCCGGTACCCGGCGCTCGCCGAGGGAGCGGAAAAATACGCGGGCGAACCCGGTAGGCTCAATGCCGACGATGACACCTTCACCCAGATCCGGGTGCATTACCTTCTTCCCCGGCTGCAATTGCTCAAGAGATCCTGGCAACATGGTATCCCACCGTAATCCGTTTACCGGTTTGAGCCTCCTCGCGTACCAATCGGGTAACGTCCAGGGTAGCGCTGCCGTCCCAAAGGGCAAAGGAAAGATGAACTCGCTCGCCGTCCCGTCTCACGAACAAAACTTCTTCGTCGGCAACCGTGACCTCGAAGGAACGCTCCGGGGCGACAAACCCGAACACGAGGCCGCACTGCTCCCACCGGTACTGGAACTCTAGGATCAAGGGCTTGACCCGCTTACGCAGGAAGGCCTCAGCGTCCGCCGGGTCCAGCACCTCCAGAACGGTTTCCAGGCCGCTGACGAGCAAGGTGTTCCTTCCATCCGGGGGCTCGACCGGCCATGCCTTCAACCACCCCAGCGCCTGCCGCAGCGAAACCAGACTGGCGGCCTCGATCAGACGACCAAGAATATACTTATCAAAGACCACGCTAGATCCGCGCCGCAGCCATGCACTGCTGGACATCTCCCTCATGGCACTTCCTCCGCTTCCAAACGGTCAAACAGCGTCATCTGACGGACCCCCTCATTCCTGGTTGGCCTAGCTCGCCAGTGACGAATCAGGTCAAGGGCCAGACGCGCCGCCTGGCGGATGTTGGCATCCAGATCGGTCTCGGCGTACCATTCCAGGATGGCGTCTACAGCTTTCTTGAGCTGAAAAGTATGCCGGTCGAGTTCATCAATGACATTGACCCCGCTACCGGGCTGCGCCGCCCCAATAAGGAAATGGGCCTGATCGAGGTCCGTCTTAATTACCTTGCGGTTGCGGCCTGGTGCGGTAAAATAGCGGAAGCGCTCGGCAACGGGTACCACATGCACCGTAGTTCCCGCGGACCTTATCCACCCCCGCGCCTCGAGGTCATCCTGGGACACGCCGGTGCCGCGCAACATTTTATGCAGGTCGTCCCGCGGAAGGGACGTGCGCCCCTGGAAGATGTATAGAAAGAGCCGGGTGGCGGGCTCGGCCATGTCGGGCGGGCGGCGCCTACCGTTGTCGCCTTCACCATGAAGCAGGTCATCGAGTAGCTGGTTGATGCCCAGGAGGGCCTCCCGGACGGTAAGCACCTGGCCCTCGCCCTTATACACCTGGCCGTAGTGACGGCTGTAAAACTCCAGCGCCTTGCCGCGCAGAACTACGCGTAGATCTGCTTCCGATAGCCCCTTGCCATGGGAGTGCTCAAGCAGGTCTTTGAGTCGCGCGGTTTCCTCCTTCACCCAGCGCCGCATCCGGGCCCAGCTTACCGGTTGCGGGGGTTCGAGGCGCTTGCGACAGACATGGATGATGTCGTACTCGATTTTCTGGCTACCAAACTGCGCCCGCTCGCCCTTGGTCTCGTCGCTACGTATCGGGTATGTGGCAACCAAGATGAACCCCGCGCCGAACAGGGCCT
Above is a genomic segment from Clostridia bacterium containing:
- a CDS encoding ABC transporter substrate-binding protein, whose protein sequence is MSRRAKLLVACGLLLAVTVLAAGCGGGGSTGGGKGKIPVGLATALTGEYTIVGQYLRDGAQMAVDEINASGGINGQQIEFFREDSANTNTAAVNAYNKLIDQYHVCAIIGPDLSPQHFAVKPIVEKKHVVVFGEGTNAKLTDNYPWYIRMRPSDAIAAEAAAKFAVENLKKTKVGVTHDTDEFGVGGKDIIVQTLQKLGATVVGVEGYNSQDKDLSAQLTSLKNKGAEVIIDWGHPAQSATIQRQNKQLGINLPIVLSPGAAMPATINLAGGATDGNYAIVDGIPTQSTDPRVQEWCKKYRDKFHMDPDFHASAAYDAVYLLKAAIEKANSTKPEDIQKALMDIKDFKGIANTFSFSGNGDGAHQVVVAQFKGMEPKVIATIQVK
- a CDS encoding IclR family transcriptional regulator; amino-acid sequence: MAGKKKGLVVQSVKRAVQILVAFDDQAPAMGITELAQKVGLNKSTTYGLVSTLEQCGFLEQIPGSGKYRLGLKLFELGNLVMQQMELKSVAAPFLHQLAQEVGETVHLTIRDRGETVYIDKVECPHSVRLWSWVGLRKPLHSSASGKVLISELDQETRRKLLGNTLVRRTSQTISDWEQLERHLEQVREQGFATDDEENEEGVRCVAAPIRNHKGVIVGAVSISGPSSRMPLDRFPDLAEQVKAAASKISLRLGYDPG
- a CDS encoding lytic transglycosylase domain-containing protein; translated protein: MVRQGTKMPWQIGMVNRSRMGGQGQVTAARTNPPRASGLGSFAALFRQAEARWGLPTGLVEAVAKAESGFNPKAVSRAGALGLMQLMPSTARSLGVSDPLDPAQNVEGGARYLRELLDRFDGNLALALAAYNAGPGAVARFGGIPPYKETQAYVNRVLTYMQEGSEISADQGSLDSSRDSAPGSALDSVAAGSQAPADLSGQVQGAAGAGANTMDAVLAAAIRIYAENALQRAAISIGQDSETESPDQKA
- a CDS encoding type II toxin-antitoxin system HicA family toxin, coding for MSRLPRVTGKEVVSALKRGGFVVVRIQGSHHHLRKPGAKSLVTVPVHSGEILKPKLLKGILEQAGITIDEFKNLLS
- a CDS encoding type II toxin-antitoxin system HicB family antitoxin is translated as MLYRYKVILEWDEEGQGYVVSVPALPGCFTQGDTVEEALERAKEAIAGHLAALAEEGLPLPTKDVEVAEVQVEIAS
- a CDS encoding TIR domain-containing protein — translated: MAEIRHKVFISYHHADQKEVDNFITTFDKERKVFITRALGVMEQDIIDSDDTDYVMRRIRELYLKDSTVTIVLIGRCTWARRYVDWEIQASLRHGEKVTPNGLLGVKLPSYKNNGYPDRLNKNLKQNEEQEDCYARVIDYPTSKDTLAAWIDDAFQARTSRAHLIVNPRERFKYNRHCE
- a CDS encoding DEAD/DEAH box helicase family protein; protein product: MLPGSLEQLQPGKKVMHPDLGEGVIVGIEPTGFARVFFRSLGERRVPAEDLREVESWADRVISGLQPVTPDALERLWLAVEAVELPLLESVATLTAAKVDLLPHQIVLVHRIANAQPRRFLIADEVGLGKTIETALILRELAFRGELRRALVIVPAGLVDNWQQELNQVFDLDFEVFGAEGDVTDRKSNAFARHNRLIVSIDTLKRCDRVRRLLEAPPWDVVVFDEAHHLSAYRNGRKVRKTENFKLAEALRDRCRDLLLLSATPHQGDHFRFWMLIRLLNPALFEDERDMIENRHRLNAVVIRRTKAEACAADGSPLFARRVVYTQGFTLSVPERAFYEALLEYLREGYNLAAKQGNQGRALGFVMTVFQKIAASSFAAVKATLKKRLLMLTIQEAIERDELLDVDGRDRALQEARALIREMHGLPEDAVGRAQADQLLAEARVQLLKKWREAVAFASATEPYEASETMATTSEESAAGMVTAALPRERQKIRDLLQKIPAETETKTAVLLNALKQLWHVNPSEKVIVFATYLGSIEVLKDAIERAFPDKGVEVLKGGDHGAKLAAQRRFRRQNGPQVLLCTAAGREGINLQFARVLFNYDLPWNPVDLEQRIGRIHRYGQVHTAQVYNLVATDTIEGRIFLLLEEKLQGIAKTLGKIDEQGQIAEDFRAQVLGQLSSRLSYDRLYQEAILDPSLERSRQELEVALANANLAREVVFELFQDLEKFDLSQYKNIDDKGHGMRRLVAFAQWAAHVDGGEFRQLEEGIYELVQPGKEWKLLFTTDRTKALQRDDLHLLGLEHPVIKAWLNKYSSLLPEQRALIGNLEGNSEATGLVTVWHVTVQGKDGRITQRIVRLGISADGERAPYLERLAEDISRFHPSRSETRLPPDMVANLINGRAAELLHRELVYSGLLSEGSSYSSRLLVCLVVEP